The Microcaecilia unicolor chromosome 6, aMicUni1.1, whole genome shotgun sequence genome includes a window with the following:
- the GAA gene encoding lysosomal alpha-glucosidase — protein MSVPTEHKKSPRPLERELLAAATPQGRRSAAYMVFGCFLGLALLLLCWDSPVSGAVVGGRVLQAAPVEWKTYRHIHAHVGEEKQAHRHEEVPAMEAETPPPPPQCNICPDSRFDCALGKILTKAQCEARGCCFLPTGSNPYSGQPWCFLPSNYPSYEMKNLTSTDRGYTATLSRALPTFMPNDIPVLQLEVLFETASRLRFTIKDPAKNRYEVPVQTASGSGWAAGKLYDVQFSAHPFGLIIQRRSSGLVLLNTTVAPLFFADQFLQISTSLPSHYIFGLGEHLTSLMLNINWSRVTLWNRDMAPKSDGNLYGSHPFYLVMEGDDSSHGVFLLNSNAMDVVLQPAPALTWRTIGGILDFYVFLGPEPKSVVRQFLDVIGYPFMPPYWGLGFHLCRFGYPSSNVTRSVVQRMREAKMPLDVQWNDLDYMDGRRDFSYDLKNFGDLPDMVKDFHQKGMRYIVIVDPGISSTGMPGTYPPYDDGLKRGVFILNSTGQPLIGKVWPGPTAFPDFTNPETSNWWRDMVRDFHAKVPFDGLWIDMNEPSNMVYGSMDGCPDNELERPPYVPGVAGGSLSSVTICASSKQHLSSHYNLHNLYGLTEAIATHNSLVDVLGKRPFVISRSTFSSHGRYAGHWTGDISSTWEHLYYSLPAVLLFNMYGVPLVGADVCGFSGDTTEELCVRWTQLGVFYPFMRNHNDERSQSQEPYVFSEVAQQAIRKALNLRYSLLPYLYTLFHKAHTAGETVARPLFLEFPSDPNTWTVDRQLMWGEALLITPVLEKGRTEVTGYFPPGTWYDTAAGIAIHSKGQWVDLPAPLDSINVHVRAGYILPVQFPGYTTEESRRNGMYLVVALTEDGEARGELFWDDGESLNTFMKEDYTQILFLASMNVVLSELIHVNSQVDGLMLQELKVLGVPNPPQKVLVNGVSSSDFSYRLDTKVLSIENLSLPMGRQFVIAWIYS, from the exons ATGTCGGTGCCAACTGAACACAAAAAGTCTCCACGGCCCTTAGAAAGAGAGCTGCTGGCAGCTGCTACTCCACAGGGCAGGCGGAGCGCTGCTTATATGGTGTTCGGATGTTTCCTTGGCTTGGCTCTGTTGCTCCTTTGCTGGGATTCACCTGTTTCTGGAGCAGTTGTGGGTGGCAGGGTCCTCCAAGCGGCTCCTGTGGAATGGAAGACGTACAGACATATCCACGCTCATGTAGGGGAAGAAAAGCAGGCACACAGGCATGAAGAAGTACCAGCGATGGAGGCTGAgacacctccaccacctccacagtGCAATATCTGCCCAGATAGCAGGTTTGATTGTGCACTTGGGAAGATCCTCACAAAAGCACAGTGTGAGGCCCGGGGCTGCTGCTTTCTCCCTACTGGCAGCAACCCTTATTCGGGGCAACCCTGGTGCTTCCTGCCATCCAACTACCCCAGCTATGAAATGAAGAATCTTACTTCTACAGACAGAGGCTACACGGCCACCCTGAGTCGTGCGTTGCCCACCTTTATGCCAAATGACATCCCTGTGCTGCAGTTGGAGGTGCTGTTTGAGACTGCAAGTAGGCTGCGTTTCACA ATCAAAGATCCAGCTAAGAACCGCTACGAGGTTCCAGTCCAAACCGCGTCTGGGAGTGGCTGGGCCGCTGGGAAGCTGTACGATGTCCAATTCTCTGCTCATCCCTTTGGTCTCATTATACAAAGGCGATCCAGCGGGCTGGTTCT CCTGAACACCACCGTTGCTCCCCTCTTCTTTGCTGACCAGTTCCTCCAGATCTCCACCTCGCTGCCCTCCCACTACATCTTCGGGCTTGGCGAGCACTTGACTTCACTGATGCTGAACATCAACTGGTCCAGAGTCACTCTTTGGAACCGGGACATGGCACCCAAG TCAGATGGCAATCTTTATGGCTCCCACCCTTTCTACCTTGTCATGGAGGGGGACGATTCTTCGCATGGCGTTTTCCTGCTGAACAGCAATGCGATGG ATGTGGTTCTGCAACCCGCACCTGCGCTGACTTGGAGAACAATTGGTGGAATCCTGGATTTCTATGTCTTCCTAGGTCCAGAGCCTAAGAGTGTCGTGCGACAGTTCCTTGATGTGATTG GTTATCCCTTTATGCCGCCATACTGGGGCTTGGGTTTCCACCTCTGCCGCTTTGGCTACCCGTCCTCCAACGTGACCCGCAGCGTGGTGCAGCGGATGAGAGAGGCAAAGATGCCCTTG GACGTTCAGTGGAATGATTTGGACTACATGGACGGCAGGCGGGATTTCTCTTACGACCTGAAAAACTTTGGTGACCTCCCAGACATGGTGAAGGATTTCCACCAGAAGGGCATGAGATATATTGTCATAGTG GATCCAGGCATCAGCAGCACAGGGATGCCTGGCACCTACCCTCCCTACGATGATGGGCTAAAAAGAGGTGTCTTTATCCTGAATTCGACAGGGCAGCCGCTGATAGGCAAG gtATGGCCAGGTCCTACAGCATTTCCTGATTTCACCAACCCAGAGACTTCCAATTGGTGGCGTGATATGGTGAGGGATTTCCATGCCAAGGTGCCTTTCGATGGTCTGTGGATT GACATGAACGAGCCCTCCAACATGGTGTATGGCTCTATGGATGGCTGCCCTGACAATGAGTTGGAAAGACCCCCATATGTCCCAG GGGTAGCTGGGGGCAGCCTGAGCTCGGTCACCATTTGTGCCTCCAGCAAGCAGCACCTGTCCAGTCACTACAACCTACACAACCTGTACGGACTGACCGAGGCCATCGCAACCCATAA TTCTCTGGTTGATGTCCTGGGGAAACGCCCTTTTGTGATCTCCCGGTCCACATTTTCAAGTCATGGGCGTTACGCTGGACACTGGACTGGAGACATTTCCAGTACCTGGGAGCACCTGTACTATTCACTGCCAG CGGTGTTGCTTTTTAATATGTACGGGGTGCCACTGGTCGGAGCAGACGTTTGTGGATTTAGTGGTGATACAACAGAAGAGCTGTGTGTACGATGGACCCAGCTGGGAGTTTTCTATCCGTTCATGAGAAATCATAACGATGAGAGGAGCCAG TCCCAGGAACCCTATGTTTTCAGCGAAGTAGCACAACAAGCTATACGGAAAGCCTTAAACCTGCGCTATTCGCTGCTGCCGTACCTCTATACCCTCTTCCACAAGGCACATACTGCTGGAGAGACCGTGGCTCGACCCCTCTTCCTTGA ATTTCCTTCGGACCCAAACACCTGGACTGTGGATCGCCAGTTAATGTGGGGGGAGGCTCTTCTCATCACTCCAGTCTTGGAGAAGGGGAGGACTGAAGTCACCGGCTACTTTCCCCCAGGGACCTGGTATGACACAGCAGCA GGAATTGCCATTCACAGCAAGGGGCAGTGGGTTGATCTGCCAGCTCCTTTGGATTCAATCAATGTCCATGTGCGGGCCGGGTACATCCTTCCTGTGCAG TTTCCAGGCTACACAACAGAAGAGTCACGTAGAAATGGAATGTACCTGGTTGTGGCGCTGACAGAGGACGGAGAGGCCCGTGGCGAACTTTTCTGGGACGATGGGGAAAGTCTGAACACATTTATGAAGGAGGATTATACTCAAATCCTATTCCTGGCAAGCATG AATGTGGTGCTGAGTGAACTGATCCACGTAAACAGCCAAGTGGATGGACTGATGCTGCAAGAGCTGAAAGTGCTCGGAGTCCCGAATCCCCCCCAGAAGGTTCTGGTTAACGGAGTCTCCAGCAGCGATTTCTCCTATCGTCTGGACACAAAG